The Ptiloglossa arizonensis isolate GNS036 chromosome 2, iyPtiAriz1_principal, whole genome shotgun sequence sequence TCGAAACCAGGACACCCTTTGCCCTTGACGCTACCGACCGTTTTAACCCTCCACGGCCCCACGTCTTTTTCAAACGGCCCCTTATCTCcattttaaagtataacgtttcgtACTTCCCGAACGAGGACACGAAGAGTCAAGGAACCTACTCACGAACCGATACTATGCTCTTACCAATCAAAAATTACGAATGGCGCGACGAGATCGCCTATCGAATTGCCGCGGATGATTTCACTGGAGGGTGAGAGTCGACTctggagtgcaaagggttaagagcGCGAAAGTGTACGGAAATTTTGGATTTCTAATCCTTCGAGAGACTAAGATTTCGCGGAGAGATATCTACTCCGAATGGTAGATCGTAGGAGAGGGTTGGTGTTTGTGGAGAAAGGTGAGAGATAGCTTTGGAGACCTTTGGTGTTCTTTGTTTTTGAGTTTAAGCAGATTTCGATGGAAGTTTAACTCGACGAAAATTCGAACTTCGAGGGTCCTTTCTTAATTGTTATTTCCAGTATCTGTGCTTCGAGAGACCGGGGATCTTTTTCGGAGCGATCGTTGGATACGTGTATTAAATTGTAGATCGAGTAGTTCTTTCACCTGAGAGTAGTAACAGAAACGACTTCAGAGAAGAATCATCAATGAACGATGAACATTTTCCCGCGTAACTCGTTGCacaataattgaaatttgaatatcGCGGAACGAAACGTGTGCGTGTATTCGAGTGCGTCGATCTGTCCGTTGAtttcgaaagagagaaacgaataaagataaaAAAGATCTCCATCGTTCGAAAAACGCTACCGTTGTCAAGAGCGTTTAAAATTCTATACGCGTTCGAATTATTCGGTGTAATTGtacgttttgaaaattttttagaaatttcgaCCCGTCTTGTATACGCGGAATGTCTCCGCGCGCGAACTACACGAAACAGCTCGTTGGTCGGTGAAATTACAATGATCGGGGAGTTTTAGAAGACCTCGATTGAAGAGGATCGCTCGAGCAACTGCCAAGAATCTTTAGATACGACGAGAAAATGAACAGGACAGAAATTGCACTTAGGATCTCGCGATACCACCGGATATAGTTGCATAGTCGCATGCCGGGGCGCAAACGCCAGCCAGCCGTAGACCGATTTCCTTGGCCGGCTGCCAGAGGATAATGTATTCCTTCTTTTGATGTCGGCGGAGTCCTTTCCGTTCTCCATATATCGGGTGAACACGGAACGAGGAAAAACTCGCGACTCGCGAACGTAAACACTCGCGGGACGACGAAATAATTCTTGTCGCGGTTATGGAGAACAGTGGCGTGGTTTCTTCTACCGGGGTCGGTTAAGTATTTTTGTATCTTGACCGGACGTAGTCTCGACGAGGAATATTTACGTTCGAAATGTGCGTCAATGTCGATTTGAAACTCGAGCACTTTGATTGAACGTTTTGGGGTAGAGGAAGAATGTTAATATCCTGATTGAATGTATCAGTGCTGAGTAAGAATGTTAATATTCTGATTGAAGGTATCAGTGCTGAGTAAGAATGTTGTGTAAATGTTAATATCATGATTAAATGTATCAGTATTGAGTGAGAATGTTAACATTCTGACTAAAGGTATCAGTGTTGAGTAAGAATGTTAATATCCTGATTAAATGTATCAGTGCTGAGTAAGAATGTTAATATCCTGATTAAATGTATCAGTGCTGAGTAAGAATGTTAATATTCTGATTAAATGTATCTGTGTTGAGTAAGAATGTTAATATTCTGACTAAAGGTATCAGTGTTGAGTAAGAATGTTAATATTCTGATTAAAGGTATCACTGTTGAGTAAGAATGTTAATATTCTGACTAAAGGTATCAGTGTTGAGTAAGAATGTTAATATCCTGATTAAATGTATCTGTGTTGAGTAAGAATGTTAATATTCTGATTAAATGTATCTGTGTTGAGTAAGAATGTTAATATTCTGACTAAAGGTATCAGTGTTGAGTAAGAATGTTAATATTCTGACTAAAGGTATCAGTGCTGAGTAAGAATGTTAATATTCTGACTAAAGGTATCAGTGTTGAGTAAGAATGTTAATATTCTGATTAAAGGTATCACTGTTGAGTAAGAATGTTAATATTCTGACTAAAGGTATCACTGTTGAGTAAGAATGTTAACATTCTGACTAAACGTATCAGTGCTGAGTAAGAATGTTAACATTCTGACTAAAGGTATCACTGTTGAGTAAGAATGTTAATATCCTGATTAAATGTATCAGTGTTGAGTAATAATGTAAACATTCTGACTAAAGGTATCAGTGTTGAGTAAGAATGTTAACACCTTGACTAAAGATATCACTGTTGAGTAAGAATCTTAACACCCTCTCTGAACAAAGTGTCGACGAAGAATTTTAACATTCTGACTGAGTATAACGCCACTGAACATTCTAACTGTGTGCTTCAATGAGAACTAAGAACTTTAACCCTTTGATTAAACGTACCAAGGTCGAATAAGAACGTTAACACCTTGCCTGAACACATGGTTGTCGATTGAGTCAACTTCTCGACCAAATATACCCCTGTTGCTAGAAAATAATTGCCACCGATCGCGGATTCGAGACGAGCTCCCTATGTTGTTACAGAAACATTGATAAGTCAGCAACAATGatgaaagaattaaattttcgttaaaattcctCCATGGTACACGCACTGTGCAACATTCTGtcaagaattgtgtaaaattagtCCAGAACGGTAACACGTGCGACGAAGCTCGGTTCGGTCGCGTTCCGCGGTCGCCATGTTGACGGAATGCGGTCGAGATTCCTGCATAAATTTCCAAACATCCTTCGACGACGATAAACTATTCAACACGTCGACAGACGTAATCACTGTCAACGTCTTTTTCACACCGCACGCTCCGTCCCGAGGTGAAAGGGAAATTAACCCTTCGACGATGATCTTTCTATCTCTTGAGAACATCTCGCGTACTATTCGTTCAACATCGAAACTTTCCTGACttctcttttcaatttttctcgaattttttagTGCAAATGATACTcaacgaaaaaaggaaaatttcttctcggaaatttaacaataaagattaataatttggaaaaatgaaaatataactcACAATGAACGAAAAATTGTACTTTGGTACCGACCAGTTATCCGACTACTAGATCTTCAGATATCAGTTAATTAATAATACTAGGAAATATTAGTAAGAGACATTGATACGTTAATGTAATATAGAATCACACCAAGtacaattcaaaatttttttccacagttacgaataaaataatattttcctctGTCTCTTCATTAGACATATACAATAACGAATCGTTGAACGCCACCAATATATTAACACGTTCGCTACCATCTCCGCATACATGGTACATCTCCCGATACTTGTATCCGAGTTGATCGCCTCAGATGTGTATTACCAGTTCTTTCTCAATTTACGATAAcatattgcgagaaatttgggaGTATAAATTTGAACAGTACCGTTGAGCTGGGAAACAATGAAATACACGCAAAATGTTCTGCGTTTAGCGATAATTACGGGACATAAAAACGGGgtatttcgataaaaagaacACCCTGAGCTGTAAAATTTCCTTCTCGGATCAACGTGTTGAAAAGATCGAAGAACCAGAGGGGACGCGTATCTCGAATCGGCGATATTTTTCACGGCGCGGCTTCGACTTTCGAGCGTCGCGGCGGGAACCGGTTTTTTTTATCCGAGCGGAGGCGCGTTATGCGCGCGGGGAGGTtgaaacaacgacaacgacaacgacaacgacgactctGAAAATTGTCGAATGGCGAGCACGGGTCGCGTGACGACCCGGCGAGATACGTCCGCGCGGAATCGCGCGTCTCGGGCAAGGACACGCGTAATCGCGATTACGTGAACCAGCGTTGTCTGCTGGCCGGTTGGGGCCCCTCGAGCGCCATGTTGAATTTTTGGCGGGCTAACAGACCCTGGATCTACGTTAGGGTGTCCTGGAGAATATTCCacgtttcgaattaattttagaaTATAATTTCAAAAGGGTGTACGACGATTCGATATGTGGTATTATGTGGATTATGTGGTAACGATCGAGCCTTGAACTTTGGTAAATTTCAACCTAACGAAGCTCGCGAGTAGGAAATCAATAtagcgaaaaaaaaattgtaatcgatacgaatttttatcCGAAGAACAGGATAAGATAGATCTTTCCTGATTTGCGATATAATTATTGGTAAATCCATTACCCAAGTGTAACTCGTATTAACACCCAACGCATTTGTTCGTTGAAAACGAACTTCTTCCGACCGAAACTTACGTAATTCCCACTATTTCGTTCTCAGGGGTTGCTAACTTATATTCTCCGAGGACCCGAAGCAAACAAAAGAGCTCGGTTGAAATTTCAGCGTTCTTTCATTTATACCGCTCGTTTTTCGATAACCAACTTACTGTTGGCTCGTAACGGTAAAATTAATGTAAAGCACCATCTTCTGTAGTCGGTTCACAGAACTTGACCTTGAACTTTCCACAATGGCCCATATAAATCTAGGAAAATATGGAACCCGGCCATTCGAACGGAACGCGGGAAATTGATCACTGACGAGGACAACTCGCTAAAGGCTCCTCCGAGAGTAAaatctcgattcgatcgtttggaAACTACTCCGCTATTCGCAGACGACTCGACTATTCACAGACGACTCGACTATTCATAAACAACTCCACTATTCGCAGACGATTCGACTATTCATAAACGACTCCACTATTCGCAGACGACTCGACTATTTACAGACGACTCGACTATTCGCAGACTACTCGACTATTCGCAGACGATTCGACTATTCACAGATGACTCGACTATTCGCAGACTACTCGACTATTCGCAGACGACTCGACTATTCACAGACGACTCGACTACTCGTAGACGACTCAACTATTCACAAAGACTCGACTATTCGTAGACGACTCAACTATTCACAAAGACTCGACTATTCACAAACGACACGACTATTCGCAGACGACTCGACTATTCGCAAATTACTCGACTATTCGCAGACGACTCAACTATTCATAAACGACTCGACTATTCACAAACGACTCGACTATTCGCAGACTACTCGACTATTCGCAGACGACTCGACTATTCGCAGACGACTCAACTATTCATAAACGACTCGACTATTCACAAACGACTCGACTATTCGCAGACGACTCGATTATTCGCAAATTACTCGACTATTCACAAACGACTCGACTATCCGCGGACGACTCAACTTTTCGCAAACGACTCGACTATTCGCAGACAACTCGACTATTCGCAGACTACTCGACTATTCGCAGACGACTCGACTATTCGCAAATTACTCGACTACTCGCAGACGACTCAACTATTCATAAACGACTCGACTATTCACAAACGACTCGACTATTCTCAAACGACTCAACTATTCACAAACGACTCGACTATTCACAAACGACTCGACTATTCGCAAACGACTCGACTATTCGCAGATAACTCGAGATCCACGTGTCACGTAAACGAAAAGCTTCGAACCTTAATTTTCTCCCGCGTTACTTCACGATCCCCGTCGCGCGGATTCTCTCGATAGAAACGCACTGTTCGATCGACACGCGACCAGCTAGGTCTGAAACAAAGTCCGAGACAATTATcatcgcgcgcgggcgcgcgagcACCGATACGTTCCCAAACGACGTAAGACGTCGCCGTTCGAGCCACGATTCGCTCGCGCGACGTTGAATTCCAACGCAATTGGGGACAGCTGAATAAATTCCGCGACGAAGCAGCCGGTCGCACGCCCACTCGAGCCGATGCGTCGAGTGGCCGATTATCTTTTTAGTAGCCGATAACAGTATCAACATGAGAACGCGTATGTACCGGGTGACCCACGGCAGCCGTGCGACGAACACGCCGAGCGCAATAAGCCCGAGCGAAATAATGGCTCACGTGGCGCACGGTGTTCCTCAAGGTTTCACGAGCGCACCGacactcgatcgacgatcgttggCCTGGAAACTCGGCTAAGGATCCATACCATTGAATCTCATGTATCCGTTTCCGGGAAAACTATTTGTTTTTtcgatccttttttttttgttttctttttaatttctttttgtacaGTCTTTGGAAACTCGATAAGAGCTTCACCGACTCGTTTGAATTTTATCCAGTTTGTGTCTAAAGGATAGATTTGTTCTtgcattatattatttttttttttttcaatttttttgtgTATGCTTTCGGAAGTAATAGCGACCAGATTGAATTTTATGAATTTGTGTCGGAGGAATAAGTTAATTCGTATATCCATacgattaaattttgtatatttgtgtTCGGGGAAACAATTTGTTTTTTCTAGCCTTTTTGTCgatatttgttaatattttttaatatttctaaaagATAGATTTGTTCTTGCGTTATATGatcttctttttcaatttttttacgtaTGTCTTCGGAAGTATAGTGACCAGattaaatttgatcaatttGTGTCCGAGGAATAAGTTTATTCGTACATTGTTCTTTAGTTTGGGATTCTTTTCTTTGGTTTGGTATTTTTTGAAAGTTAGACAAAAGCTCCGACACTAGAGCGACCCTCTCTGACCTGAACAAATGACAGCGATCCTTATCAACACGAGTCGATTGAATCCGATCGTGTAGGAAAAGATttgtttgtatatttctttaatCCATAATTCTCTAATATGTTTTCGGAAGCTGACGAGCGACCATCGCACAGATTCGGTTCAATTTCATTTACAAGTACGTAAAGAGAAATTGATATTTacagtttcaatttttccccgtatttttaatacattttcaaaagttcgatagaaactcgaccgatactCGGCCTGAAAAAGCGAGAGCGATTCTTACCGAATCGATCGGATTTCATCCATCTGTGTCCAAAGTAAAaatgtgtatttatattttctatttactttGGAGTATTTTTTGCacgttttggaaaatttgataaaagCACCGGAAAATGTACTACCGACGCTCGTTGACCCGGAAACGTGAAAACGATTCTCGTCGACTCGATTGAATTTCATCgagatttaaataaatcgatacaTCGTCGCTCGGTTTGAACACTTTCGTAATTTCGTAACTCCGTGAACGACATCCCTTCCGTAACCGGAAGCTCGGGTTCTTAATAAGAAACGACTTCCGTTTTCCCCGGATAAATCGGGCTACCTAGTGGCCCTTtgctcgtttccctgtttcgcgCGTGTTTATTTGTCGCCATCGAGGGTTTCGCGAGGGCTGCGAAGATTTACGACACCACTCCGAAAGACATACTCGTTCGACCCCCACCATAATGGGCTCGTAATATTTCTTTGGCGAAACTAGGGGTTGCCTTGTAAAACGTTCTCCGAAACGAGGCGCGCTCTGCTTCGATCATAATCGCTCGCTCATTATTAAATCAACCTTTTCGTGCTCAACGTATCTCTTTCAACGCACGGCAGTCTCGTACGATACGTTttgcaaattaaaatttttctttactagGGAAGGTTGAAcccgaaacaaatttttaaacgcaTCCCCCAGATATTACACCTGGACGCGATAATGGTCGATTGTTCCTCGTTGCGCAAACCGCGTACTCGCACGCGtgcgataaattttcattcgttcgttctACCCGCTACgtgtaaattttcattcgctGGACAAACGTGCGCGCGATAAATGTTCTTTAATTGCCAGCCTAGAATAAATTCTTCCTTTTAAAGCGATTCCCTGTGGATGGaatatcgtggaaaatttttcgaaaagtttcctccctctctctctctttttctagtTTTCGTTGTCTGACTCTGTGTGTATCTGTATGTATCTGTGTGTCTCTGTATGTCTCTGTATGTCTCTGTATGTTTCTGTATGTCTCTGTGTGTCTCCATGTACCTCCGTGTACTTCCGTGTATCTCCAGGTAGCTCTGTGTATCTTTGTGTATCTTTGTGTGACTCTGTATATTTCTGTATGTCTGTCTATCTCTGTATATCTCTGTATATAGTATCTCTGTATATCTCTGTATGTCTCTGTATGTCTCTGTATGTCTCTGCATATCTCTGTGTGACTCTATATATCTCTGTGTACCTCTGTGTACCTCTGTGTACCTCTAGGTACCTCTGTGTATCTCTGTGTATCTCTGTGTATCTCTGTATATTTCTGTATGCCTCTGTGTGTTTCTGTATGTCTCTGCATGCTTCAATGTGACTCTGTGTACGTCTGTGTGTCTCTGTATGTCTCTGTATGCCTCAATATAACTCTGTGTACCTCTGTGTGTCTCTATATGTCTCGGTGTGTCTCtgtttttctctgtctctctctctctgtctctctgcccCCTCTCTCTCTTGATTGCTAACGTCGAAAGAAATGGCCCGCGCGAATGGCGCGACTTCGCGTGACTCGGCGATTAATTAACGCGAGGAAAGTTCCCGTTCTAAATTCTCGTTTACGATCCGCGGCCTTGTTACGCAGTGGCGGCCGACAATGGGCGGGCATTTTCCGCCCGTTTGTGTTTGTTTGTCGGCCTGGAGAGTGTCCCAAGGGTTCCCGgcatcgcccatttacaacgacTGCTGTTCGAACACCGATCGCCGTGATTTCCCGACAAGGGGAGAGAGGGGACAATCAGAACCCCTTTCacgtacgtatttattattctcgttgtatttttctttgtaattgGTCTTCGAGTGTGTCCCAATTATCGACACATTTTTTCGACCATTGATTTTtgaacgatcgttgaaaaaattactGATATTTGAATAATACGAAAAAAGGGGAAGGaacagtatttcttttttttctttgaagaatatttttttattcaatgtcAAATTTTAGTTTTAGTATCTATTGGAaattttttactcgaaacaatatCGATGCTTGCTAAGAATTTTATCGTTAAGAAGTCTGTTCTCGTTGAAAAGATGTCTCAAATTCCGATTCAAAGCAATGAAATTGCTACTTGTACTTATTTCAATTAAACTTCCCTGGTTTTTGTACGTTACTATTCAGTCCTCGTCGTGAAGTGGAAAAAATGACACAAGATTGACTTCGTGATCCAAGAACGTACGTTACAATGTTTCACTATACTATACCAATGTTCCATCGGGTATGTCGATAAATGGAGATGGACAGCCGTTAGTTATCGACGAGCCGACTAACGAGCCGTTTGACGACAGTTGCACTCGATGCTTCAAAGAGCTACGAGTTCTATTCCTTGTTCACCGATTTATATACTCGATAATAGCTGGCCATACACTGGTATTCTTTACGCGAGGGAAGCGTATCATACTTTCCTTAGATAAAATCGCGTCTTCGTCCACTAACTCGAAAACTTTCTCGATAATATTCGCGTCGTTTTTCACGTCGTACCCTCTCGATACGTAAGAGGATCATAATCCTCTCGTTCGGCAATAACAGAGAATTTCGACGGTacccgaaacgataaaaatcctttctTACCGCAATAACTGGCGATTCTTCCACGCGGAATTTTTTCTCGCGTAAGAAGCACCAGTGTGTCTATTTAAATGATACAACGACAGGAAACAACAacgcgaaaattaacgaaaaagttACCGATTTGGTGTCGACGcgactataattattttgacatCTTGACTAGCTATCGCGAGGAAACAGCGACAGGAAAAAGTGAGCCTGAAAATCAACGGAAGAGTTTCCAAATTAGTGTTCTTGCAACTACAATCATTTGGATTTTATCGAAGGCAAGTAACGACAGAAAGAAAAGAACATTCTTCGCGAGAAGAGTATCAGTACGTAGACAACTATCGAGAGAATACGGAAAATCTCCGAGTCGAGGTCGATGCAATTGCAATGATCGCGACTTTATCGAAAGCAGACAAAATAACGGTAAAGAAAGTTCACGGTTCTCCGtgtttgctaaaaatttgtgaaaaagCGACGTTACTCGGGGAAGTAGTTCGTTATTTCCTCCAGGAAGTATCCAGACGCGGTACCACGTCGTGAGAAAAATTGGCCCCCTCCCTGGCTACGTTTTTGTCTTTAAACCCGTCGCAGGATGATTCGTGGACTCGCGCGTGAGTGACATGTGTCACGAGGTGGCTCGTCGAACCCTTATTTCGAGACGCGTGAAAAGTTAGCCCACTTGGTGTCGCGCATACACGCACACAGAACGGGAACACCGCGAGCGGTGTAGCGGCCCCTGTTCATTGTGTGTCTTCTAATACGGAGCGTGCACGGAGgagaattctttttcttctttcgacgTACGAAAGCAGGAACGGAGAGGATTCCGTGGCACAATGCGACGTAATTGGAAGTCACCGGATGCTGAGAATTGGCCGTTTCCCATGATTCCTGAATTTATAGGGTAAACGTTATCGAGCGACGACCCAGTTGCGGCTGGCTTCGCGAAGAACCGTTCGCTCGGACTTCTTTCGTCGTGGAAATTGCGACGCATTTGTTGAAATTGACGAGCAGTTGGTACTTTGTCGTTACTACGATGGACGAGCCGTATAATTGGAGTAAAATTTACTTTTGTGGAACTTCGTTCATCGTGTGTAAGTTTTCAATGTCGGTTTCGACTATCTTTGTGCgcaacgattaatattttttcggTCGGGCAACTCGTTTTCCTCTCAAAATTATTCGGTTAGTGAACAATCTAAATTTCAAAACTCAAGGAAACTTAAGTAGATCTGCGTGTACTCGTTCATTTAGAAAAAATGGTGTGTCAAAATACGTAGATACGCAATATACGTACAAAGCGTAATTTCGGGACTCGATAcacgaataattcgaattacTCGGTACACAATCTAAGCATCAAAAGATATCTAAAAAGCGTATCTAATTTCGGGACTCGGTACCCGAATAATTCGAATTACTCGGTTCACAATCTAAGTATCGAAACATATGTACAACGCGTGTCTAATTTCGGGACTCGGTAcacgaataattcgaattactcgataCACAATGTAAACATCGAAACTTAAATAAACACCCATGTCCTTGTTCCAGAAGAGAATACTTTATTCAGTACCGAAATACATAAATGCGAAACACACAAAGTACCGCGTATCTAATTTCGGGACTCGGTACCCGAATAACTCGAATTACTCGATACACAATCTAATCATCGAAACTTAAGTAAACACACGTGTCCTCGTTCGAGAAGAGAATACTTTATTCAGTACCGAAATACATAGATACGCAACACACAAAGTACCGCGTATCTAATTTCGGGACTCGGTACCCGAATAACTCGAACTACTCGGTGTACAATCAAAACATCGACCCTTAAATAAACACCCGTGTACATGTTCGCGAAGAGAATACCTTACTCGATATCGAAACATTTAGTTACCCAATATACGAAACACCACACGTGTAATTCCAGAACTCGGTGCGCGAATCACACGAATAGTCGAGCGGCCAAACAAGCACAATCGGTATCCACCGTGGCGAGAGACTCGCGGTGAGTACTCGTCGCGATAGAGGTATCACTCTTCTCAAGCTCGGCCCGTATCATTGAAATTACGTCGGACATTAATGAACCGATCGAGCGAAACGCAAACGATGCCGGCCGTTTCGCGCGCCCTTCGTGTGCGGCGAGCGCACTCGTCCTCTCCGTCCTTCTCCGcgttcgtttcttcctcgtCGGCGTgacgtttctttttccctcctcctcctccactgcTCTCCTCCCCGCCTCCCTCTCCCCTAGCCGTGATCCTCCGTCTCACTTCCACCGGCGACGGGCCACGACGAGATTTATTAACACGCGGCGCGCCTCGCGGGGATACACGCGTTGCGAATTACGGGGCGCGCATCCCGTACGCCGCGCGAGAGAACCCATCACGCAGCGCCTGTTTTGCACACAATGCGACTTATGAAAAATATCTGTATTAAATAACCGCGTTTTCGACGTGGCCGTCTCATTGTTCGCCCGGGACGATGTTAAATCACCGCGCGGCGACGACTTTTCGCGGGGCGTACCGCGACCCGAACGCGCCGCGTCACCTTTCGCTCGGGGTTCGGGACGGAACCGGGTCGCGGCGGGACGTCGTACCGCGTCCCGATTTCTTACAACGGTGCTCCACATACGGGGCACGCAGAGCGTTAGGATTCGGTACCGAGTCGATAGTAGTAACTATCGCTGACGATATCGTggatctattgggttgttcggaaagtaatttcgttttccaaaatggagaatcaaCTATCGCTGACGATATTGTGGATCTATGTAtaaggttgtttggaaagtaatttcgttttccaaaatggagaataaactATCGCTGACGATATTGTGGATCTGTCTACAGGGTTGTTCGGaatataatttcgttttccaaaatggagaataaactATCGCTGACGATTTTGTGGATCTATCTGTAGGGTTGTTcggaatgtaatttcgttttccaaaatggagaataaactATCGCTGACGATATTGTGGATCTGTCTATAGGGTTGTTcggaatgtaatttcgttttacaaaatggagaataaactATCACTGACGATATTGTGGATCTATGTATAGGGTTGTTcggaatgtaatttcgttttccaaaatggagaataaactATCGCTGACGATATTGTGGATCTATGTATAAGGTTGTTTGGaatgtaattttgttttccaaaatggagaataaactATCGCTGACGATATTGTGGATCTATGTATAGGGTTGTTcggaatgtaatttcgttttacaaattggagaatgtataatttaattaaatgtttgtacgctctaataaaaattgtacttcattttcaccgaaaagaaactaaatgacttttcgaacaacctaataatattcGACACTGAACGTTAACACTGAATCGCACTCGTGGAGTGCCAGTGTTCGTTATTGAGCGATAATATCGACCGGAGACGGTATCGTGAATTCATGGAACGTTGTTAAACGAATCGAGAGACGTTCGATGTCGCGGGTACGGGTGATACAATATCGAAAGCACCGAGAAGTGTTCAACATTGTCGAAGTTgcgttaattttcatcgatacgtCGAGATCGATTCGGTCGAATCGGGTCACACGTTGCGCTCTCGGTGTCCTGCGAGGAGAAAACTTGGAAAGGTTGTCTCGTTAATATTGAGCAGTCCGTTTCACCTTCTCGGTATCGCCTCAACGGTCTATAGGTAGCTCGATACTAACGATAAGTCCACCACAGCGTCTAATGTAACCACGT is a genomic window containing:
- the LOC143143720 gene encoding uncharacterized protein LOC143143720 isoform X5 is translated as MFWIWTTWTTAISLESKTASCQRMDNRNPANLRCYRGGRQWAGIFRPFVFVCRPGECPKGSRHRPFTTTAVRTPIAVISRQGERGDNQNPFHGKRYRATTQLRLASRRTVRSDFFRRGNCDAFVEIDEQLVLCRYYDGRAV